In Actinacidiphila yeochonensis CN732, a genomic segment contains:
- a CDS encoding SCO2400 family protein, protein MDYCHTCRRTLNGALVCPGCGACAPESAAWAVSPRTRSTLLPTGDGRPVREAAGSDLPGPGGLPGIPWPGGPEPVPGADLGHGAFPAYGRPGDAAAASEPREDGDEASTLGPAAIAPTLHRGRAARRRQQARWRKSRRRAGVATAVALFGGGVAVASWQGHGSGRGTSASSYDTVTPVTLHEGGDDDGSGGSAAAGDGTARSAPDSRTTRPARRPRPPPAPPGPAPTAVSRRGWLPLPSPPGRPRPAEAPGRRGGPPARPPWRPPARARAPPPEPARGALREPAREQLREPARRPRRPAPPRPSPGPPGAVRRPPAPPRRPRPPRPRRPPPRRAPRPPSRACAFSSSACADPPLPTSSSPHPPPTSPPRRPRGGPRTGRGPPSTRGPHRLPPAPARHRPPRPATRRPACRRTVLVTSCPQAPSSRSARV, encoded by the coding sequence ATGGACTACTGCCACACGTGCCGACGCACCCTCAACGGCGCTCTGGTGTGCCCGGGTTGCGGCGCGTGCGCACCGGAGTCCGCCGCGTGGGCGGTATCCCCCCGGACGCGGTCGACCCTCCTCCCCACGGGAGACGGCCGACCGGTCCGGGAGGCCGCCGGGTCCGACCTGCCCGGACCCGGCGGCCTCCCGGGCATCCCCTGGCCAGGCGGCCCCGAGCCGGTCCCCGGCGCGGACCTCGGCCACGGCGCCTTCCCCGCGTACGGCCGGCCCGGCGACGCGGCCGCGGCGAGTGAGCCGCGAGAGGACGGCGACGAGGCGTCCACTCTGGGCCCCGCGGCGATCGCGCCCACGCTGCACCGGGGCCGGGCAGCGCGCCGCCGCCAGCAGGCTCGCTGGCGCAAGAGCCGGCGCCGCGCGGGTGTCGCCACGGCCGTCGCGCTCTTCGGCGGCGGTGTGGCCGTGGCGTCCTGGCAGGGCCACGGCTCGGGGCGCGGCACGAGCGCCTCCTCTTACGACACGGTCACCCCCGTCACACTGCACGAAGGCGGTGACGACGACGGTTCCGGCGGCTCGGCCGCGGCGGGCGACGGCACCGCGCGCTCCGCGCCGGACTCGCGCACCACCCGCCCCGCCCGGCGGCCTCGCCCGCCGCCGGCGCCACCCGGGCCGGCACCGACGGCGGTGTCACGTCGCGGCTGGCTGCCGCTCCCCAGCCCACCGGGACGGCCTCGCCCAGCGGAGGCGCCGGGACGGCGCGGCGGACCTCCGGCGCGGCCGCCGTGGCGGCCACCGGCACGGGCACGGGCTCCACCGCCGGAGCCAGCTCGGGGAGCGCTTCGGGAACCGGCGCGGGAACAGCTTCGGGAACCGGCGCGCAGACCGCGCCGGCCGGCTCCACCTCGTCCGTCGCCGGGTCCGCCGGGAGCGGTTCGACGTCCGCCAGCCCCGCCCCGTCGGCCACGGCCACCTCGGCCCCGACGGCCACCGCCTCGCCGAGCACCCCGCCCTCCCAGCAGGGCCTGTGCGTTCTCATCCTCTGCCTGCGCTGACCCGCCGCTCCCCACAAGCTCCTCCCCGCACCCTCCGCCGACTTCCCCGCCCCGGAGGCCGCGCGGAGGACCACGGACCGGGCGGGGGCCTCCCTCCACCCGAGGGCCCCACAGGCTCCCGCCCGCCCCAGCCCGTCACCGGCCGCCCCGGCCCGCCACCCGCCGCCCCGCGTGCCGCCGAACGGTCCTCGTGACGAGTTGTCCACAGGCTCCGAGCTCCCGGTCCGCGCGGGTGTGA
- a CDS encoding DUF6381 family protein produces the protein MGRGNADGMHDRLERMRARARELEADAEQAGSAEERRRLQGEVEKLEMDSEQESMMAAGDIYPCE, from the coding sequence ATGGGCCGGGGAAACGCGGACGGCATGCACGACCGCCTGGAGCGGATGCGGGCCCGCGCACGCGAGCTGGAGGCCGACGCCGAGCAGGCGGGCAGCGCGGAGGAGCGCCGCCGTCTCCAGGGCGAGGTGGAGAAGCTGGAAATGGACAGTGAGCAGGAGAGCATGATGGCGGCGGGCGACATCTACCCCTGCGAGTAG
- a CDS encoding peptidoglycan recognition protein family protein, whose amino-acid sequence MAIHEHEVDRRTLFKVGLGGAVAAVVGTELALAGPASAAPSPEFPWIIDCDTWGARPPSSPIQITGNTTNKIILHHMAFPNVTDYSRDHALQLARDCQNLHMDTDGWADTGQHFTVSRGGYVLEGRHQSLDTLVAGEHQVIAAHCPGENGNAIGIENEGTYITETPPQALLDSLVELCTTVCTQFGLHAWDIFGHWDFRVTDCPGIAFYALFPQIRTRVLKALGESAADAPERRWPDIWRFVDSPVVQVAQYLLDAAGYDLAADGVFGTDMNAAVADFQTTHGIPVTADCTFDTATWEALAPVLDKHAAGQPVSAVQFMLSRKGYGDVAVTGEFDHATMKAVQDMQRLHGLTPDGKVDLSTWCAVVGGTVREALKG is encoded by the coding sequence ATGGCCATCCACGAGCACGAGGTCGACCGCCGCACGCTCTTCAAGGTCGGCCTGGGCGGGGCGGTAGCCGCCGTCGTCGGCACCGAACTGGCGCTGGCCGGGCCGGCCTCCGCCGCGCCGTCGCCGGAGTTCCCCTGGATCATCGACTGCGACACCTGGGGCGCCCGCCCGCCGTCCAGCCCGATCCAGATCACCGGCAACACGACCAACAAGATCATCCTGCACCACATGGCGTTCCCGAACGTCACGGACTACTCGCGCGACCACGCCCTCCAACTGGCTCGGGACTGCCAGAACCTGCACATGGACACCGACGGGTGGGCGGACACCGGCCAGCACTTCACCGTCAGCCGCGGCGGCTACGTGCTGGAGGGCCGACACCAGAGCCTGGACACCCTGGTGGCCGGCGAACACCAGGTGATCGCGGCCCACTGCCCCGGCGAGAACGGCAACGCGATCGGCATCGAGAACGAGGGCACGTACATAACGGAGACCCCGCCACAGGCGCTGCTGGACTCCCTGGTGGAGCTGTGCACGACGGTGTGCACGCAGTTCGGCCTGCACGCGTGGGACATCTTCGGCCACTGGGACTTCCGCGTCACCGACTGCCCCGGCATCGCCTTCTACGCCCTCTTCCCGCAGATCCGCACACGGGTGCTGAAGGCCCTGGGCGAGAGCGCCGCGGACGCCCCGGAGCGGCGCTGGCCGGACATCTGGCGGTTCGTGGACAGCCCGGTGGTGCAGGTGGCGCAGTACCTGCTCGACGCCGCCGGCTACGACCTGGCGGCGGACGGCGTCTTCGGCACCGACATGAACGCGGCCGTGGCCGACTTCCAGACCACCCACGGCATCCCGGTCACCGCGGACTGCACCTTCGACACCGCCACCTGGGAGGCCCTGGCGCCGGTGCTGGACAAGCACGCCGCCGGCCAGCCGGTCAGCGCCGTGCAGTTCATGCTCTCCCGCAAGGGGTACGGCGACGTGGCGGTCACCGGCGAGTTCGACCACGCCACGATGAAGGCCGTGCAGGACATGCAGCGGCTGCACGGGCTGACACCCGACGGCAAGGTCGACCTCAGCACGTGGTGCGCCGTGGTGGGCGGCACCGTCCGCGAGGCCCTGAAGGGCTGA
- a CDS encoding glutamate synthase subunit beta: MTDPHGFLKTPRRPVPRRPVEERLGDWAEVHDGQALLPVVSEQAGRCMDCGIPFCHQGCPLGNLIPEWNTYAAHGDWRTACERLHATDNFPEFTGRICPAPCEEACVLAINSDPVTIRDVEQAVVDEGWQRGYVRPCPPTRHTGMAVAVVGSGPAGLAAAQQLTRAGHAVTVYERADRLGGLLRYGIPAFKLGKDQLERRLDQMRAEGTEFRTGVDVGPDLDAAGLARGHDAVVLAVGARERRELPVPGRGLRGIHQAMEYLVQANRVAEGDYPVPPVTAEGRHVVIIGGGDTASDCMGTALRQHAASVVQLDINPRPEPSRGDAQPWPVYPRVYRISHAHEEAAGWGGRDPRVFATATLGFEGGEDGAVSGLRLTEVDPAARSPRPGTERVLPAELVLLALGFSGAQWHTPLARQLRLVRDPHGTIARDDSFAALAVDAAPASPPEPGPAPGGGPESGGVAEQGGPEGVFVAGDAGRGQSLVVWAIAEGRAAAAAADRYLTGATELPAPIAPGDHPLAV, from the coding sequence ATGACCGATCCGCACGGCTTCCTGAAGACCCCGCGCCGGCCCGTGCCGCGCCGCCCGGTGGAGGAGCGCCTCGGCGACTGGGCGGAGGTGCACGACGGCCAGGCGCTGCTGCCCGTGGTCTCCGAGCAGGCCGGCCGGTGCATGGACTGCGGTATCCCCTTCTGCCACCAGGGCTGCCCGCTGGGCAACCTCATCCCGGAGTGGAACACCTACGCCGCGCACGGCGACTGGCGCACCGCCTGCGAACGCCTGCACGCCACCGACAACTTCCCCGAGTTCACCGGGCGGATCTGCCCCGCGCCCTGCGAGGAGGCGTGCGTGCTGGCGATCAACTCCGACCCGGTGACGATCAGGGACGTCGAGCAGGCCGTCGTCGACGAGGGGTGGCAGCGCGGCTACGTGCGGCCCTGCCCGCCGACGCGGCACACCGGCATGGCGGTCGCCGTGGTGGGCTCCGGCCCGGCCGGTCTGGCCGCCGCCCAGCAGCTCACCCGGGCCGGCCACGCCGTCACCGTCTACGAGCGCGCCGACCGGCTCGGCGGGCTGCTCCGCTACGGCATCCCCGCCTTCAAGCTCGGCAAGGACCAGCTGGAGCGGCGGCTGGACCAGATGCGGGCCGAGGGCACCGAGTTCCGCACCGGCGTCGACGTGGGCCCCGACCTCGACGCGGCCGGACTCGCCCGCGGCCACGACGCGGTGGTGCTCGCCGTGGGGGCCCGGGAACGGCGCGAACTGCCCGTGCCGGGGCGCGGCCTGCGCGGCATCCACCAGGCGATGGAGTACCTGGTGCAGGCCAACCGGGTCGCCGAGGGCGACTACCCGGTGCCGCCGGTCACCGCCGAGGGGCGCCACGTGGTGATCATCGGCGGGGGCGACACCGCGTCGGACTGCATGGGCACCGCGCTGCGCCAGCACGCCGCCTCGGTGGTGCAGCTGGACATCAACCCGCGCCCCGAACCATCCCGCGGCGACGCCCAGCCGTGGCCGGTCTACCCGCGCGTGTACCGGATATCGCACGCCCACGAGGAGGCCGCCGGCTGGGGCGGCCGCGACCCGCGGGTCTTCGCCACCGCCACACTCGGCTTCGAGGGCGGCGAGGACGGCGCGGTCAGCGGGCTGCGGCTCACCGAGGTGGACCCGGCCGCCCGCAGCCCCCGGCCGGGCACCGAACGGGTGCTTCCCGCAGAGCTGGTCCTGCTGGCACTGGGCTTCTCCGGCGCCCAGTGGCACACCCCGCTCGCCCGCCAGCTCCGCCTGGTGCGGGACCCGCACGGCACGATCGCGCGCGACGACTCCTTCGCCGCCCTGGCCGTGGACGCCGCGCCCGCCTCCCCGCCGGAGCCGGGGCCCGCGCCCGGGGGAGGGCCTGAGTCCGGCGGCGTCGCGGAGCAGGGCGGGCCCGAGGGGGTCTTCGTGGCCGGGGACGCCGGGCGCGGCCAGTCCCTCGTGGTGTGGGCCATCGCCGAGGGCCGCGCCGCCGCGGCGGCGGCCGACCGCTACCTGACCGGCGCCACGGAGCTGCCCGCGCCGATCGCCCCCGGGGACCACCCCCTCGCGGTGTGA
- a CDS encoding alpha-L-rhamnosidase C-terminal domain-containing protein, which yields MHRRRRPQPVARGGPFATLLVLALALLMAALAQPAALAAGAAAHPLSDWRDYVETPTSADVCARTVVSTSGTVAGAANLLCGGRGSATLTMPLGGPAPVVVLDYGQEVGGLPYFSVSAESGSPTLGAAYSEGSQYLGPSGDGSPPWADGDPSRSDSYQVTGPGTVTNRYVQGGERYERITLTTPGTVTLGAAGIRYIADRTQADDYAGYFQSSSDELNRIWYAGAYTLQTDLVPAQTLPGSWTASAAGLDAGGAAVNDGAGVLDQGTSWGDYTSTFQTRITHNQAGWLVHAQTSQDGYLFILDDSGDATGTPNTLQEFDVHAGAYTSLGTAALPFAVDEGSWHTVATSVSDGSITVSLDGAPVASVDTGSLPADAVAYPSGTVGFREYDGEEAQFKDLTVTGPSGTRLFGDALTTASSVDGFTPPGSNVLPSVLDGARRDRAIWSGDVNTEGLTDFYSVGNPAYIKDSLLLLGSHQLSSGFVTGALHPATVPHLGPLIPGSTGLYSATYSMYFVTALASYYLYTGDTAFVRQEWPIVQRELAWNASQVDADGLFATTPGVDGADWDFYDGDKGGEVSAYNMLYYKTLLDGAALATATGDAATATDWTSRAAALRTAVNDRLLDPATGLYRISDTQTQGIAQDANALAVLYGVAPASRTAGILAALKSGLWTTPYGPLPFSAGTGYRDLVSPFVSGFELQARLATGDTGDAEALMDTEWGHMLSPGPDLTGTLWENVSGTDGTPGLGSQASLSHGWSTAPTSALSAYVLGVRPQTAGYRTWTVQPTPGSLTWAKGRVPTPHGAIAVDWTRASGRFSVTVTVPQGTSGTIAVPAGRSGGTAVTVNGHSVRTTGSGAGRPSGVASVRTASRAGSGVVDVTVNRAGTYTITVGPVR from the coding sequence ATGCACCGTCGTCGCAGACCTCAACCCGTCGCCAGGGGAGGTCCGTTCGCGACCCTCCTGGTCCTCGCGCTCGCCCTCCTGATGGCCGCGCTGGCACAGCCGGCGGCCCTGGCGGCCGGGGCCGCGGCGCACCCGCTCTCCGACTGGCGGGACTACGTCGAGACCCCGACCAGCGCGGACGTGTGCGCGAGAACCGTGGTGAGCACCTCGGGCACGGTGGCCGGAGCGGCCAACCTCCTGTGCGGCGGGCGGGGTTCGGCCACGCTGACGATGCCCCTCGGCGGTCCGGCCCCCGTGGTCGTGCTGGACTACGGGCAGGAGGTCGGCGGCCTGCCGTACTTCTCGGTGTCCGCCGAGAGCGGCTCCCCGACCCTGGGCGCCGCGTACAGCGAGGGGTCGCAGTACCTCGGCCCGTCCGGTGACGGTTCACCGCCGTGGGCGGACGGCGACCCGTCCCGCTCGGACTCCTACCAGGTCACCGGCCCGGGCACGGTCACCAACCGCTACGTCCAGGGCGGTGAGCGCTACGAGCGGATCACGCTGACCACGCCGGGCACCGTGACGCTCGGCGCGGCCGGCATCCGCTACATCGCCGACCGCACCCAGGCGGACGACTACGCCGGCTACTTCCAGTCCAGCTCCGACGAGTTGAACAGGATCTGGTACGCCGGGGCCTACACCCTCCAGACCGACCTCGTACCGGCCCAAACCCTCCCCGGCAGCTGGACCGCCTCCGCGGCCGGTCTCGACGCGGGCGGGGCGGCGGTGAACGACGGCGCCGGCGTCCTCGACCAGGGCACCTCCTGGGGCGACTACACCAGCACCTTCCAGACCCGGATCACGCACAACCAGGCCGGCTGGCTGGTCCACGCGCAGACCTCGCAGGACGGCTACCTGTTCATCCTCGACGACAGCGGCGACGCCACCGGCACGCCGAACACGCTCCAGGAGTTCGACGTCCACGCCGGCGCGTACACCTCGCTCGGCACCGCCGCGCTGCCGTTCGCCGTCGACGAGGGCAGCTGGCACACCGTCGCCACGTCCGTGTCGGACGGCTCGATCACCGTCTCCCTCGACGGCGCGCCCGTCGCCTCGGTGGACACCGGATCGCTGCCCGCCGACGCCGTCGCCTACCCGTCGGGCACCGTGGGCTTCCGCGAGTACGACGGCGAGGAGGCGCAGTTCAAGGACCTGACGGTGACCGGCCCGTCCGGAACGCGGCTGTTCGGCGACGCCCTGACGACCGCGTCGAGCGTCGACGGCTTCACGCCGCCCGGCTCGAACGTCCTCCCCTCCGTGCTCGACGGCGCCCGGCGCGACCGCGCGATCTGGTCCGGTGACGTCAACACCGAAGGTCTGACCGACTTCTACTCCGTCGGGAACCCCGCGTACATCAAGGACTCCCTCCTGCTGCTGGGCAGCCACCAGCTGTCCAGCGGGTTCGTCACCGGGGCCCTGCACCCGGCGACGGTCCCGCACCTGGGGCCGCTCATCCCGGGCAGCACGGGCCTGTACTCGGCGACGTACTCGATGTACTTCGTGACCGCGCTGGCGAGTTACTACCTCTACACCGGCGACACCGCGTTCGTCCGGCAGGAGTGGCCGATCGTCCAGCGTGAACTGGCCTGGAACGCCTCGCAGGTGGACGCCGACGGCCTGTTCGCGACCACGCCGGGCGTCGACGGGGCCGACTGGGACTTCTACGACGGCGACAAGGGCGGCGAGGTCTCCGCCTACAACATGCTCTACTACAAGACCCTGCTGGACGGCGCCGCGCTGGCCACGGCGACCGGCGACGCCGCCACGGCGACCGACTGGACCTCGCGGGCCGCGGCGCTGCGGACCGCCGTCAACGACCGCCTCCTCGACCCCGCCACCGGCCTGTACCGCATCAGCGACACGCAGACCCAGGGGATCGCGCAGGACGCCAACGCCCTGGCCGTGCTGTACGGGGTCGCCCCGGCGTCCCGGACGGCGGGCATCCTGGCCGCGCTCAAGTCCGGCCTGTGGACCACCCCCTACGGCCCGCTGCCGTTCTCCGCGGGCACCGGCTACCGCGACCTGGTCAGCCCGTTCGTCAGCGGCTTCGAACTCCAGGCGCGGCTGGCCACCGGCGACACCGGCGACGCCGAGGCGCTCATGGACACCGAGTGGGGCCACATGCTCAGCCCCGGCCCGGACCTGACCGGGACCCTGTGGGAGAACGTCTCCGGCACCGACGGCACGCCGGGGCTGGGCTCGCAGGCGAGCCTCTCGCACGGCTGGTCCACCGCGCCGACCTCCGCCCTGTCGGCGTACGTCCTGGGCGTCCGTCCGCAGACCGCCGGATACCGCACCTGGACCGTCCAGCCGACCCCCGGCAGCCTCACCTGGGCCAAGGGGCGCGTCCCGACCCCGCACGGCGCGATCGCCGTGGACTGGACCCGCGCGAGCGGCCGCTTCAGCGTCACCGTGACCGTCCCGCAGGGCACCAGCGGCACCATCGCCGTACCGGCCGGCAGGTCGGGCGGCACGGCCGTGACCGTCAACGGGCACAGCGTCCGGACGACGGGATCGGGCGCCGGCCGCCCGAGCGGGGTCGCGTCGGTGCGAACCGCCTCCCGCGCCGGCTCGGGTGTGGTGGACGTGACGGTGAACCGGGCGGGGACCTACACGATCACGGTGGGTCCGGTGCGCTGA
- a CDS encoding NAD-dependent epimerase/dehydratase family protein, translating into MILVTGGLGFIGSHTVRALLDLGEECLVVQRRARGLPAFLDGARVAVEPADVTDREALLAIGRRHEITGIVHLAGSYPWPPFPAGPVEATRKALDGLLNIAEAAQEWGVRRLGIASTIGVYFGVAHEGPAREDAPLSMGASFSIPAFKKVGELLGGFLADTAGIDIVNYRVSGTWGPLGHLDPFFAAPALVHAAVRGTAPDLSHLAGPVFAEDGLDLTYVKDTGRAIALLQLADRLNHRTYNVGSGRATTNARLAEAIRSVVPDAQVDLPSRGGAAHMVLDISRLREDTGYQPEYDTERAAADYIAWLRAGNRD; encoded by the coding sequence ATGATCCTGGTCACCGGAGGCCTCGGCTTCATCGGATCGCACACCGTGCGGGCACTGCTCGACCTGGGCGAGGAGTGCCTCGTGGTCCAGCGCCGTGCGCGCGGACTCCCCGCCTTCCTCGACGGAGCGCGGGTGGCGGTGGAGCCGGCCGACGTCACCGACCGCGAGGCCCTGCTCGCGATCGGCCGCCGCCACGAGATCACGGGCATCGTGCACCTGGCCGGTTCCTATCCCTGGCCTCCCTTCCCCGCCGGGCCGGTCGAGGCGACCCGCAAGGCGCTCGACGGGCTGCTGAACATCGCGGAGGCGGCCCAGGAGTGGGGCGTACGGCGGCTGGGCATCGCCAGCACCATCGGGGTCTACTTCGGCGTGGCGCACGAGGGACCGGCCCGCGAGGACGCTCCGCTGTCGATGGGCGCGTCGTTCTCGATCCCCGCCTTCAAGAAGGTCGGCGAGCTGCTGGGCGGATTCCTCGCCGATACCGCGGGCATCGACATCGTGAACTACCGCGTCTCCGGCACCTGGGGCCCGCTCGGCCACCTCGATCCGTTCTTCGCCGCACCCGCCCTCGTCCACGCCGCGGTCCGCGGCACCGCCCCGGACCTCTCGCACCTGGCGGGGCCGGTCTTCGCCGAGGACGGGCTCGACCTCACCTACGTGAAGGACACCGGGCGGGCGATCGCCCTTCTCCAGCTCGCGGACCGCCTGAACCACCGCACGTACAACGTCGGCTCCGGCCGGGCCACGACCAACGCCCGGCTCGCCGAGGCGATCAGGAGCGTGGTCCCCGACGCCCAGGTCGACCTCCCCAGCAGGGGCGGGGCCGCTCACATGGTCCTCGACATCAGCCGGCTGAGGGAGGACACCGGCTACCAGCCCGAGTACGACACCGAGCGGGCCGCCGCCGACTACATCGCGTGGCTGCGCGCGGGCAACAGGGACTGA
- a CDS encoding aldo/keto reductase, protein MQYRTLGRTGVQVSALALGAMNFGAIGRTTQEDVTAIVDAALASGVNLIDTADVYSGGESETMVGKAIAGRRDDIVLATKASLPMGKDRNRQGASRRWLVTALEDSLRRLGVDHVDLFQVHRWDPRTSDEETLAALTDLQRAGKIRSFGSSTFPAYRVVQAQWSARANHLSPYATEQPNYSILQRGVESDVLPVAEEYGLGVLVWSPLASGWLSGAVREGREVTTSRSAFMPARFDTSVPANRAKLDAVEKLAKVAEGAGLSMIQLALGFVTAHPAVTSALIGPRTLDHLDSQLAAADTVLPADVLDAVDEIVAPGLDLAPGEKNATPPALLDPALRRRG, encoded by the coding sequence ATGCAGTACCGCACCCTCGGACGCACCGGTGTCCAGGTCAGCGCGCTGGCGCTCGGCGCGATGAACTTCGGCGCGATCGGCCGGACGACACAGGAGGACGTGACGGCCATCGTCGACGCGGCCCTGGCGAGCGGCGTCAACCTCATCGACACCGCGGACGTCTACAGCGGCGGCGAGTCGGAGACGATGGTCGGCAAGGCCATCGCCGGCCGCCGCGACGACATCGTGCTGGCCACCAAGGCGAGCCTGCCGATGGGGAAGGACCGCAACCGCCAGGGCGCCTCACGCCGCTGGCTGGTCACCGCCCTGGAGGACAGCCTGCGCCGTCTCGGCGTCGACCACGTCGACCTCTTCCAGGTCCACCGCTGGGACCCGCGCACCAGCGACGAGGAGACGCTGGCCGCCCTGACCGACCTTCAGCGCGCCGGGAAGATCCGCTCCTTCGGCTCCTCGACCTTCCCCGCCTACCGCGTCGTCCAGGCGCAGTGGTCCGCCCGCGCCAACCACCTGAGCCCGTACGCCACCGAGCAGCCCAACTACTCGATCCTGCAGCGCGGCGTCGAGAGCGACGTCCTGCCGGTGGCGGAGGAGTACGGGCTCGGCGTGCTGGTCTGGAGCCCGCTCGCCTCGGGCTGGCTCTCCGGCGCCGTCCGCGAGGGCCGCGAGGTCACCACCAGCCGCTCCGCCTTCATGCCCGCCCGCTTCGACACGAGCGTCCCCGCCAACCGCGCGAAGCTCGACGCGGTGGAGAAGCTGGCGAAGGTGGCCGAGGGCGCCGGCCTCAGCATGATCCAGCTCGCCCTCGGCTTCGTCACGGCGCACCCGGCCGTCACCAGCGCGCTCATCGGCCCGCGCACGCTCGACCACCTCGACTCCCAGCTCGCCGCGGCCGACACCGTCCTTCCCGCGGACGTGCTCGACGCCGTCGACGAGATCGTGGCGCCCGGCCTCGACCTCGCCCCGGGCGAGAAGAACGCCACGCCGCCGGCCCTGCTCGACCCCGCGCTGCGACGGCGCGGGTGA